The Nitrososphaerales archaeon nucleotide sequence ATCGATGTGAAGAAAGATGTTGATGGATTAACACCCACAAACGCCGGCTTGCTAGCCTATGATCTGGCTATGTTAAAGCCATGTACTCCTGCAGGCATAATGGAGCTGTTGAAGTATTATGACATAAGTGTGAATGGAAAACATGCAGTAGTTATCAATAGGAGCATGCTAGTTGGTAAACCCATCAGTCTGATGTTGCTACATCAGGACGCAACAGTTACCATATGTCATTCAAAGACATTAAATATCAAGGGAATATGCAAAGAAGCGGATCTACTTGTGACAGCTGTTGGTAACAGAGAGAAGTTTGTAATAACCCCTGACATGATCAAGGACGACGCTGTTGTCATAGACGTGGCCACTAGTAGAGTTAATGGAAAGCTCGTTGGCGACGTTGATTTTGAAAGTGTTAAAGAGAAGGCATCTTATATTACTCCTGTTCCTGGTGGAGTAGGCCCAATGACTGTTGCAATGTTATTGAGAAATACGGTTTTAGCGACATCGCTAAGTGAAGGGATACAGATAGATGTATAGTTCTAAAGATGCGTTGCGTCAGGCAATGATGAGGATAAGAAACTCATTACCCACTAATACATTGGATGCGATGAGTGATACTATACAGAATAAGGTAATTAGTATGAAAGAATTCGT carries:
- a CDS encoding bifunctional 5,10-methylenetetrahydrofolate dehydrogenase/5,10-methenyltetrahydrofolate cyclohydrolase produces the protein MTAKIINGKEVADHVRKKVAEAVKRIKENNVEPCLATVLVGDNPASATYVGMKQRACVEVGIRTIDHHAPQSYTTQELVELITILNEDRKVHGILVQLPLPDQITEFVVTGMIDVKKDVDGLTPTNAGLLAYDLAMLKPCTPAGIMELLKYYDISVNGKHAVVINRSMLVGKPISLMLLHQDATVTICHSKTLNIKGICKEADLLVTAVGNREKFVITPDMIKDDAVVIDVATSRVNGKLVGDVDFESVKEKASYITPVPGGVGPMTVAMLLRNTVLATSLSEGIQIDV